From the genome of Castor canadensis chromosome 4, mCasCan1.hap1v2, whole genome shotgun sequence, one region includes:
- the Fev gene encoding protein FEV has translation MRQSGASQPLLINMYLPDPVGDGLFKEGKNPSWGPLSPAVQKGSGQIQLWQFLLELLADRANAGCIAWEGGHGEFKLTDPDEVARRWGERKSKPNMNYDKLSRALRYYYDKNIMSKVHGKRYAYRFDFQGLAQACQPPPAHAHAAAAAAAAAAAAQDGALYKLPAGLAPLPFPGLSKLNLMAASAGVAPAGFSYWPGPNPAATAAAATAALYPSPGLQPPPGPFGAVAAASHLGGHYH, from the exons ATGAGACAGAGCGGCGCCTCCCAGCCCCTGCTGATCAACATGTACCTGCCAG ATCCCGTCGGAGACGGTCTcttcaaggaaggaaagaaccCGAGCTGGGGGCCTCTGAGCCCCGCAGTGCAGAAAG GCAGCGGACAGATCCAGCTGTGGCAGTTTCTGCTAGAGCTACTGGCCGACCGCGCGAACGCCGGCTGCATCGCGTGGGAAGGCGGCCACGGCGAGTTCAAGCTCACGGACCCGGACGAGGTGGCGCGGCGCTGGGGCGAGCGCAAGAGTAAGCCCAACATGAACTATGACAAGCTGAGCCGCGCACTGCGCTACTACTACGACAAAAACATCATGAGCAAGGTGCACGGCAAGCGCTACGCCTACCGCTTCGACTTCCAGGGCCTGGCGCAGGCCTGCCAGCCGCCCCCCGCGCACGCccacgccgccgccgccgccgccgccgccgccgccgccgcccagGACGGCGCGCTCTACAAGCTGCCCGCGGGCCTCGCCCCGCTGCCCTTCCCCGGCCTCTCCAAACTCAACCTCATGGCCGCCTCCGCCGGCGTCGCGCCCGCCGGCTTCTCCTACTGGCCTGGCCCGAACCCCgctgccaccgccgccgccgccaccgccgcacTCTACCCCAGCCCCGGCTTGCAGCCCCCGCCCGGGCCCTTCGGTGCGGTGGCCGCCGCCTCGCACTTGGGGGGCCATTACCACTAG
- the Cryba2 gene encoding beta-crystallin A2 translates to MSSAPAPGPAPASLTLWDEEDFQGRCCRLLSDCANVSERGGLRRVRSVKVENGAWVAFEYPDFQGQQFILEKGDYPRWSAWSGSSGHNSNQLLSFRPVLCANHSDSRVTLFEGENFRGCKFELSDDYPSLPSMGWTSKDVGSIKVSSGAWVAYQYPGYRGYQYVLEQDRHSGEFRTYSEFGTQAHSGQLQSIRRVQH, encoded by the exons ATGAGCAGCGCCCCAGCGCCCGGCCCGGCGCCCGCCAGTCTCACGCTTTGGGACGAGGAGGACTTCCAGGGTCGTTGCTGCCGGCTGCTGAGCGACTGCGCTAACGTCAGCGAGCGCGGAGGCCTGCGTAGGGTGCGCTCTGTCAAGGTGGAAAACGGCGC ATGGGTGGCCTTTGAGTACCCCGACTTCCAGGGACAGCAGTTCATTCTGGAAAAAGGAGACTATCCTCGATGGAGCGCCTGGAGTGGTAGCAGCGGTCACAATAGCAACCAGCTGCTCTCCTTCCGGCCAGTACTCTGCGCT AACCACAGTGATAGCCGTGTGACATTATTTGAGGGGGAAAACTTCCGAGGCtgcaagtttgaactcagtgatGACTACCCGTCTCTGCCTTCCATGGGCTGGACCAGCAAGGATGTGGGTTCCATCAAAGTCAGCTCTGGAGC GTGGGTAGCCTACCAATACCCAGGCTACCGAGGCTACCAGTATGTATTGGAGCAGGACCGACATAGTGGAGAGTTCCGTACCTACAGCGAGTTTGGCACGCAAGCCCACAGTGGACAGCTGCAGTCCATTCGGAGAGTCCAGCATTAG